The sequence CGCATTGATCACGGTCCTGTAGAGGTAGCCCTTCGGGTCCCTCCAGACATCCGGCGGAAGCTTGGAATCGATGAGCTTTAAGTACAAGTTTTGAATCACATCCTGGGCATCTTCCGTCTTCCTGAGAGATTTCCGGGCCGCGCGAAACATGAAATCGTAGTGCTCGACGAACAGGTCCTCGGTTGTTCGTCGGCCACGGCCATCATTTGTTTCCTCTCCATCCATTCCGGTGTTCATCTGCCCTTCATCAGGTACAACGTTTCGGACCCCCCTGTTTGTCACAGGTGGCAAAGATTTTTTTTCGAAAGCCGTAAGTGATTGTTAAATATACCTGACGAGCCGACTTTGGAAGGCAGAAGGGCCAAGCACTTTGTCGTCCCGCGACAATCTCCTGGGACGCTCCCAGCTCGAACAAGACCTGCTGGTAACCGTTCTGGCAATTCCCCGGTCGAGTCGTCGCTATCGATCAGGGACGAGGTGAAGAATCGGGGCGTTGGGAAGTGTTTTCTTACGACACCGGCGGCGACTGGTACTTCGACATCAGTTCTTCCTGAAAGTTGCGCGGTTCGTTTCCGTTCGGGACGGTGTGTTTATAGCTACCGTCGGCTTGAAGCCATCGGAGCTTGGTATTATCGGCAATTGCATTCTCGAGAAGCTCACCACGGACACGGGCTCTCAATTGCGGATCGTCGACGGGGAACAGGACTTCGACACGCCGGTTCAGATTACGGTGCATGAGATCGGCG comes from Terriglobia bacterium and encodes:
- a CDS encoding sigma factor, which codes for MNTGMDGEETNDGRGRRTTEDLFVEHYDFMFRAARKSLRKTEDAQDVIQNLYLKLIDSKLPPDVWRDPKGYLYRTVINA